In Octopus bimaculoides isolate UCB-OBI-ISO-001 chromosome 21, ASM119413v2, whole genome shotgun sequence, a single window of DNA contains:
- the LOC106879629 gene encoding zinc finger protein ZFP2-like — protein sequence MEDKLCEKKIKCEAESEIIDFPNDIQEEKGKTFYQCDSCNKSFNRNHSLTRHKRIHTGEKPYVCDICGKSFHGNCDLITHIRIHTGEKPYQCDICDKSFCQKGDLKNHKRIHTGEKPYECDICGKSYHRNCDLTAHKRIHTGEKPYHCESCGKSFSQKINLVTHKRIHTGEKPYQCEICGKLFAQTVDLSKHKRIHTGEKPYQCDICGRSFSDCSVLATHKYIHTQERPYHCDVCGKSFPATTILNRHKRFHTREKLYHCDICNKSFPSPSFLTKHKRIHTGEKPYKCDVCGKAFSVKHHLTTHKRIHTGDKPHRCDVCGKFFAQNSHLTAHKRTHTGEKPFQCDICNKSFLASSELTCHIRTHTGEKPYQCDVCHKSFSQKGHLTKHIRIHTQQ from the coding sequence atgGAAGACAAATTGTGTGAGAAAAAGATTAAATGTGAAGCAGAGTCTGAAATTATTGATTTCCCTAATGATATAcaggaagagaaaggaaagacattCTATCAGTGTGATAGCTGTAATAAATCATTTAATCGAAATCACAGCTTAACTagacataaacgcattcatacaggagagaaaccttatgtttgtgatatctgtggtaaatcatttcatGGAAATTGTGATTTAATTactcacatacgcattcatacaggagagaaaccatatcagtgtgatatctgtgataagtcCTTTTGTCAAAAAGGTGATCTAAAgaatcacaaacgcattcatacaggagagaaaccatatgagtgtgatatttgtggtaaatcatatcACAGGAATTGTGACTTAACTGCtcacaagcgcattcatacaggagagaagccatatcactgtgagagctgtggtaaatcattctctcaaaaaattAACCTAGttactcacaaacgcattcatacgggtgagaaaccatatcagtgtgagaTCTGTGGTAAACTATTTGCCCAAACTGTTGATTTAAgtaaacataaacgtattcatacaggagaaaaaccatatcagtgtgatatctgtggaagaTCATTCTCTGATTGCTCTGTCTTagctacacacaaatatattcatacacaggagaggccatatcattgtgatgtctgtggtaaatcgtttccTGCAACAACAATTTTAAATAGACACAAACGTTTTCATACAAGAGAGAAAttgtatcactgtgatatctgtaataaatcattCCCTTCACCTAGttttttaactaaacataaacgtattcacacgggagagaaaccatacaaATGCGATGTGTGTGGTAAGGCATTCTCTGTGAAGCATCACTTAActacacataaacgtattcatactggagataAACCACATCGGTGTGATGTCTGTGGAAAATTCTTTGCTCAAAACAGCCACTTAACTgctcacaaacgtactcatacaggagagaaaccattccagtGTGACATCTGCAATAAATCGTTCCTTGCAAGTAGTGAATTAACTTGTCATATACGgacccatacaggagagaagccatatcaatgtgatgtctgtcataaatcattctctcaaaaaggccacttaactaaacacatacgAATTCATACACAGCAGTAA
- the LOC106879518 gene encoding zinc finger protein 239, with protein sequence MEDELCEKKIKCEAESEIIDLPDDIQEEKGKTFYQCDICNKSFNRNHSLTRHKRIHTGEKPYVCDICGKSFHGNCDLITHIRIHTGEKPYQCDICGKSYHRNCDLITHKYIHAEEKPYQCDICNKSFSQKCHLTTHRRIHTGEKPYQCDICDKSFCQKGDLKNHKRIHTGEKPYECDICGKSYHRNCELTAHKRIHTGEKPYQCDICNKSFSQKSNFTTHKHLHTGERPYQCEICGKLFAQTCLLNTHKRIHTGEKPYHCDICGRLFSCSSSLCRHKHIHTKERPYHCDICGKSFPAPRILTIHKRFHTRVKLYHCDVCSKSFPTPSVLTKHKRIHTGEKPYECDVCGKSFSVLEEYKYMTGYSFESEITSSNALWIIDPVLERYIL encoded by the coding sequence atgGAAGACGAATTGTGTGAGAAAAAGATTAAATGTGAAGCAGAGTCTGAAATTATTGATTTACCTGATGACATAcaggaagagaaaggaaagacattctatcagtgtgatatctgtaataaatcattTAATCGAAATCACAGCTTAACTagacataaacgcattcatacaggagagaaaccttatgtttgtgatatctgtggtaaatcatttcatGGAAATTGTGATTTAATTactcacatacgcattcatacaggagagaaaccatatcagtgtgatatttgtggtaaatcatatcACAGGAACTGTGATTTAATtactcacaaatacattcacgcagaagagaaaccatatcagtgtgatatctgtaataaatcattctctcaaaagtgtcacttaactactcacagacgcattcatacaggagagaaaccatatcagtgtgatatctgtgataagtcCTTTTGTCAAAAAGGTGATCTAAAgaatcacaaacgcattcatacaggagagaaaccatatgagtgtgatatttgtggtaaatcatatcACAGGAATTGTGAATTAACTGCtcacaagcgcattcatacaggagagaaaccatatcagtgtgatatctgtaataaatcattctctcaaaagtcTAACTTCACTACTCACAAACACCTTCATACAGGTGAGAGACCATATCAGTGTGAGATCTGTGGTAAACTGTTTGCTCAAACTTGTCTGTTAAATAcccacaaacgcattcatacaggagagaaaccatatcactgtgatatctgtggtagattATTCTCTTGCAGTTCTAGCTTatgtagacacaaacatattcatacaaaggagaggccatatcattgtgatatctgtggtaaatcatttcctGCACCCAGAATcttaactattcacaaacgtTTTCATACAAGAGTGAAATtgtatcactgtgatgtctgcaGTAAATCATTCCCTACACCTAGTGtcttaactaaacataaacgtattcacacaggagaaaaaccatacgaGTGCGAtgtgtgtggtaaatcattttct